From the genome of Bordetella sp. H567, one region includes:
- a CDS encoding IclR family transcriptional regulator — protein sequence MVDNPIRVAGTAAFSKFMTVLQSVADAAGPVAMGDLVRACGYPRGTVYRIVAALSQQGLIAETTGAAAGGTVRYGLGPRLLQLASRAWSQLDLRAALADDLQALRDETGETVHLAVPAGTEMIYIDKLESQGPVRMASRVGGRLALHCTAAGKAYLAALPPDEAEPLIAGLALATRMPNTITDRDALRRELARIRQRGYAVDDEENERGIVCYSVAISGQGGRPLACVSVSTLQYRQQGAAPSRYIAPLMRLRDAAQARFSAWPAVAGGAFFREDT from the coding sequence ATTGTGGACAATCCAATACGTGTGGCGGGCACCGCCGCCTTCTCCAAGTTCATGACGGTGTTGCAAAGCGTGGCGGACGCCGCCGGCCCCGTGGCGATGGGCGATCTGGTGCGCGCCTGCGGCTATCCGCGCGGCACCGTCTACCGCATCGTGGCGGCGCTGTCGCAGCAGGGGCTGATCGCGGAAACGACGGGCGCCGCGGCCGGCGGCACCGTGCGCTACGGCCTGGGGCCGCGCCTGCTGCAGTTGGCCAGCCGCGCCTGGTCGCAGCTGGACCTGCGTGCGGCGCTGGCGGACGATCTGCAGGCGCTGCGCGACGAAACCGGCGAGACCGTGCACCTTGCCGTGCCGGCAGGCACCGAAATGATCTACATCGACAAGCTGGAAAGCCAGGGACCGGTGCGCATGGCCTCGCGCGTGGGCGGCCGCCTGGCCCTGCATTGCACGGCCGCCGGCAAGGCCTACCTGGCCGCGCTGCCGCCGGACGAGGCCGAGCCGCTGATCGCCGGCCTGGCGCTGGCTACCCGCATGCCGAACACCATCACGGACCGCGATGCCCTCCGCCGCGAACTGGCGCGCATCCGACAGCGCGGCTACGCCGTCGACGACGAGGAAAACGAACGCGGCATCGTCTGCTACAGCGTGGCGATCTCCGGGCAGGGCGGCAGGCCGCTGGCCTGCGTCAGCGTCAGTACGCTGCAATACCGCCAGCAAGGGGCGGCGCCCTCGCGCTATATCGCCCCCCTTATGCGCCTGCGCGATGCCGCGCAGGCCCGATTCAGCGCCTGGCCGGCCGTCGCCGGGGGCGCCTTTTTCCGAGAGGACACATGA
- a CDS encoding bifunctional 4-hydroxy-2-oxoglutarate aldolase/2-dehydro-3-deoxy-phosphogluconate aldolase — protein sequence MNATTSPQDARAAKRQALTAARVVPVLRYGDAGTAAYAAEVAIAAGCTTLELTWTIPGVIDLVKALRDKHGDRLLLGLGTVLTETQARDALVAGVDFLVSPGLVPEMVPLAHAASALCLPGAFTPSEVIQARRAGADMVKIFPAETGGPSHLAALKSVFPDTDFCPTGGVTEKNMGDYFKAGASLVGIGSNLYDKAAFAARDTAALVAQIFRIREAAHA from the coding sequence ATGAACGCGACGACTTCCCCCCAAGATGCCCGCGCCGCCAAGCGCCAAGCCCTGACGGCCGCCCGCGTGGTGCCGGTGCTGCGCTATGGGGATGCCGGCACGGCGGCCTATGCGGCGGAAGTCGCCATCGCGGCGGGCTGCACCACGCTGGAGCTGACCTGGACCATTCCGGGCGTCATCGACCTGGTCAAGGCTCTGCGCGACAAGCACGGCGATCGCCTGCTGCTGGGGCTGGGTACGGTGCTGACCGAAACCCAGGCGCGCGATGCGCTGGTGGCCGGCGTTGATTTCCTGGTGTCGCCGGGCCTGGTGCCGGAAATGGTGCCCCTGGCGCACGCGGCCTCGGCCCTGTGCCTGCCGGGCGCCTTCACGCCCTCCGAAGTCATCCAGGCACGCCGTGCCGGCGCGGACATGGTCAAGATCTTCCCCGCCGAAACGGGCGGCCCCAGCCATCTGGCAGCGCTGAAGTCGGTCTTTCCCGACACCGACTTCTGTCCCACCGGCGGCGTGACGGAGAAGAACATGGGCGACTATTTCAAGGCCGGCGCCTCGCTGGTCGGGATCGGCAGCAATCTGTACGACAAGGCCGCGTTCGCCGCGCGCGATACCGCGGCCCTGGTTGCCCAGATCTTCCGCATCCGCGAGGCCGCCCATGCCTGA
- a CDS encoding sugar kinase, which translates to MPDFDIVALGEPLIEFNQTRPGHPEFLQGYGGDTSNAIIAAARQGARCAYLTRVGADVFGEQLMQLWREENVDTTGVMIDPHAHTGLYFVQHGPDGHVFSYMRHGSAASHMNPEDLRHGMVERAAFLHVSGISLAISASACDTVFAAIERARAAGGQVCLDSNLRLRLWPVDRARAILREAMCMADVFLPSMDDMRHFTGHADPAGTLDWIRDAGANGIIVLKLGRDGAVLDDGRQRHFVPGMVVDAIDATGAGDCFAGTLMARRAQGDDWRTAVRYANAAAALSTRGYGAVQPLPTPAQVQAFLQDSHPAG; encoded by the coding sequence ATGCCTGATTTCGATATCGTCGCCCTCGGCGAACCGCTGATCGAATTCAACCAGACACGTCCCGGCCATCCGGAGTTCCTGCAAGGCTACGGCGGCGATACGTCCAACGCCATCATCGCGGCGGCCCGGCAGGGCGCCCGCTGCGCCTACCTGACGCGCGTCGGCGCCGATGTATTCGGCGAACAGCTCATGCAGCTGTGGCGCGAGGAAAACGTCGACACCACCGGCGTGATGATCGATCCGCACGCGCATACCGGCCTTTACTTCGTGCAGCATGGCCCGGACGGCCACGTGTTCAGCTACATGCGGCATGGCTCGGCCGCCAGCCACATGAACCCCGAAGACCTGCGGCATGGCATGGTGGAGCGCGCGGCGTTCCTGCACGTGTCGGGGATCAGTCTCGCCATCAGCGCCAGCGCGTGCGACACCGTATTCGCCGCGATCGAGCGGGCGCGGGCGGCCGGGGGCCAGGTGTGCCTGGATTCCAACCTGCGCCTGCGCCTGTGGCCCGTGGATCGCGCGCGCGCCATCCTGCGCGAGGCGATGTGCATGGCCGATGTCTTCCTTCCCAGCATGGACGACATGCGGCACTTCACGGGGCACGCCGATCCGGCCGGCACGCTGGACTGGATCCGCGACGCAGGCGCGAACGGCATCATCGTCCTGAAGCTGGGCCGCGACGGCGCCGTCCTGGATGACGGCCGGCAACGCCATTTCGTCCCGGGCATGGTGGTGGACGCGATAGACGCCACCGGCGCCGGGGATTGCTTTGCCGGTACGCTCATGGCCCGTCGCGCGCAGGGCGACGATTGGCGCACGGCGGTGCGCTACGCCAACGCGGCGGCGGCGCTGTCCACCCGTGGTTACGGCGCGGTGCAGCCGCTGCCCACGCCGGCGCAGGTGCAGGCCTTCCTGCAGGATAGTCACCCCGCCGGCTGA
- a CDS encoding LysR family transcriptional regulator — MDAATVQLNDIALFVEVARRKSFSLAARALNIPTSTLSRRISELERAVGMRLLNRNTRRLDLTEAGTQYFERCQGLVDEARFAHEQLFSRSSRPEGKLTVCLPNSLAMLLMPESLHAFTDEYPGIECELDLSLRSADPHAAPFDIMLRFGEPPQADGMEVRELMVLKRHLYASEDYVARHGEPATPADLTRFECLRSGSSELSSTWVLSRDGVVERVPVYGRLMANNMGLLSDFASMGLGIAPLPVYAATHGRISREHSLHRVLPGWSAAPLPVYAVFPSRILPAKTRAFMDFIIPRLAPANGDAV; from the coding sequence ATGGACGCTGCCACGGTTCAACTGAACGACATCGCGCTTTTCGTGGAAGTGGCGCGCCGCAAGAGCTTCAGCCTGGCGGCGCGCGCGCTCAACATTCCGACATCCACCCTGTCGCGCCGCATCAGCGAACTGGAGCGCGCGGTGGGCATGCGCCTGTTAAACCGGAATACGCGCCGGCTGGACCTGACGGAAGCGGGCACGCAGTATTTCGAACGCTGCCAGGGGCTCGTGGATGAAGCGCGCTTCGCGCACGAACAGCTGTTCTCGCGCTCGTCCCGGCCGGAAGGCAAGCTTACCGTCTGCCTGCCCAACAGCCTGGCGATGCTGCTGATGCCCGAATCGCTGCACGCGTTCACGGACGAATACCCGGGAATCGAATGCGAGCTGGACCTGAGCCTGCGGTCCGCGGATCCGCACGCCGCGCCCTTCGATATCATGCTGCGCTTCGGCGAGCCGCCGCAGGCCGACGGCATGGAAGTGCGCGAGCTGATGGTGCTGAAGCGCCACCTGTACGCCTCGGAGGACTACGTCGCCCGGCACGGCGAACCGGCGACGCCGGCCGACCTGACGCGCTTCGAATGCCTGCGCAGCGGGTCCAGCGAACTGAGTTCCACCTGGGTATTGAGCCGCGACGGCGTGGTGGAACGGGTTCCTGTGTATGGACGCCTGATGGCGAACAATATGGGATTGCTGAGCGACTTCGCCAGCATGGGCCTGGGCATCGCGCCACTGCCGGTGTACGCGGCCACGCATGGCCGGATTTCGCGCGAGCATTCCCTGCATCGGGTGCTGCCGGGATGGTCCGCGGCGCCGCTGCCGGTCTATGCGGTATTCCCATCCCGCATCCTGCCGGCCAAGACGCGGGCCTTCATGGATTTCATCATCCCCAGACTGGCGCCCGCGAATGGCGACGCCGTGTAG
- a CDS encoding branched-chain amino acid ABC transporter ATP-binding protein/permease has translation MRDALTPVRVLAVLLVLLAGAPWLLPPFYVSLLDTVGLHALVALGLVLLTGIAGLTSFGQAAFAGVGAYTAALLSVHASALPAWAAWLGAMPWLSLAAGLALTFALAYLLGAITLRLSGHFLPLGTIAWGLALYFAFAAVPGLGGFSGIGGIPPIRIAGLALGDRGIYYLIWAFLLLAVWTTRNLLDSRQGRAMRALRGGRLMAEAMGVDTARTRSAIFIIAAMQACASGWLYAHMQRFVNPTPFGLQMGIEYLFMAVVGGASQVWGALAGAGVFTLARQWLQDGLPRLLGQNGNFEIIVFGFGMVLVLHRAREGLWPAIARRLPVARAPRRVNMSAEPLPRRPLPPRGDVVLEAAGLTRRFGGLVANDDIGLAVEAGQIVAVIGPNGAGKSTLFNLLSGIDTPTSGSILFQGEPVAGRAARHIAALGMSRTFQHVRLLARMSVLDNVALGAHLRGTHGIWASSWRADRREEARLLAESARQVERVGLGAHLHDEAGSLPLGRQRILEVARALAADPCLLLLDEPAAGLRHQEKRELAALLAKLRADGMAILLVEHDMDFVMTLADRVIVMDFGEKIAEGAPAEVQCHPAVMQAYLGAID, from the coding sequence ATGCGCGATGCCCTGACGCCCGTGCGGGTGCTCGCGGTATTGCTTGTGCTGCTGGCCGGCGCGCCGTGGCTGCTGCCGCCGTTCTACGTCAGCCTGCTCGATACCGTCGGGCTGCACGCGCTGGTCGCGCTGGGACTGGTGCTGCTGACCGGCATCGCGGGGCTGACCAGTTTCGGGCAAGCCGCCTTCGCCGGCGTCGGCGCGTACACGGCGGCGCTGCTGTCCGTGCACGCGTCCGCCCTGCCGGCGTGGGCGGCGTGGCTGGGCGCCATGCCATGGCTGTCGCTGGCGGCAGGCCTGGCGCTGACCTTCGCCCTGGCCTACCTGCTGGGGGCGATCACGCTGCGCCTGTCGGGCCACTTCCTGCCGCTGGGCACGATCGCATGGGGCCTGGCCCTGTATTTCGCGTTCGCGGCCGTACCGGGGCTGGGCGGCTTCAGCGGCATCGGTGGCATCCCGCCCATCCGCATCGCGGGCCTGGCGCTGGGCGACCGGGGCATCTATTACCTGATCTGGGCGTTCCTGCTGCTGGCGGTGTGGACCACGCGCAATCTGCTGGATTCCCGCCAGGGCCGCGCCATGCGTGCGCTGCGCGGCGGACGCCTGATGGCCGAAGCGATGGGCGTGGACACGGCGCGCACGCGCAGCGCCATTTTCATCATCGCCGCGATGCAGGCATGCGCCTCGGGATGGCTGTACGCGCATATGCAGCGCTTCGTCAATCCGACGCCCTTCGGCCTGCAGATGGGTATCGAATATCTGTTCATGGCGGTGGTGGGTGGCGCCTCGCAGGTATGGGGCGCGCTCGCGGGCGCGGGCGTGTTCACGCTGGCGCGCCAATGGCTGCAGGATGGACTGCCGCGCCTGCTCGGGCAGAACGGCAACTTCGAAATCATCGTGTTCGGCTTCGGCATGGTACTGGTGCTGCATCGCGCGCGCGAGGGCCTGTGGCCGGCCATCGCGCGGCGGCTGCCGGTCGCGCGCGCACCGCGCCGCGTCAATATGTCCGCGGAACCGCTGCCGCGCCGGCCGCTGCCGCCGCGCGGCGACGTGGTGCTGGAAGCCGCGGGGCTGACGCGGCGCTTCGGCGGCCTGGTGGCCAACGACGACATCGGCCTGGCGGTGGAAGCGGGGCAGATCGTCGCCGTGATCGGGCCGAACGGCGCAGGCAAGAGCACGCTGTTCAACCTGCTGTCGGGCATCGACACGCCGACATCCGGGTCGATATTGTTCCAGGGCGAGCCGGTGGCCGGCCGCGCCGCGCGGCATATCGCCGCCCTGGGCATGAGCCGGACTTTCCAGCACGTGCGGCTGCTCGCACGGATGAGCGTGCTGGACAACGTGGCGCTGGGCGCGCACCTGCGCGGTACGCACGGGATCTGGGCATCGTCCTGGCGCGCCGATCGCCGCGAAGAGGCGCGCCTGCTGGCGGAATCCGCCAGGCAGGTGGAACGCGTGGGGCTGGGCGCCCACCTGCACGACGAAGCGGGCAGCCTGCCCCTGGGCCGCCAGCGCATCCTGGAAGTGGCCCGCGCGCTGGCGGCCGATCCCTGCCTGCTGCTGCTGGACGAGCCGGCGGCCGGGCTGCGGCACCAGGAAAAACGCGAGTTGGCGGCCCTGTTGGCGAAGCTCCGTGCCGACGGCATGGCCATCCTGCTGGTGGAACACGATATGGATTTCGTGATGACGCTGGCGGACCGGGTCATCGTGATGGACTTTGGCGAAAAAATAGCCGAAGGCGCGCCCGCCGAGGTCCAATGCCATCCCGCCGTGATGCAAGCCTACCTGGGCGCCATCGACTAG
- a CDS encoding branched-chain amino acid ABC transporter permease, giving the protein MNAQIALILGQDGVANGAVYALLALCILLVFSVTRVLLIPQGEFVVYGALCMAAMQNGRMPALVWLLAGFAVAEAIADVRPRVPGVAAMRPRRLLARTAYPFALAAVLWLLPLASLPVWVQGVLTLAIVAPMGPQLYRLFYQPVADASTLVLLIVSIAVHLALVGLGLLAFGPEGARAAPFSDARYALGPASVASQTLWIVAVSLLWMLALYRFFGRTLPGRALLAAADNRLGARLVGISPGFAGRAVFLLAATMGACSGILVGPAATLYYDSGFLISLKGFVAAIVGGLASYPLAVAGALAVGLVESFAAFWASAYKEIIVFTLIIPFLLWRSLRHPAIEDEAE; this is encoded by the coding sequence ATGAACGCGCAGATCGCGCTGATCCTGGGCCAGGACGGCGTCGCCAATGGCGCCGTCTACGCCCTGCTGGCGCTGTGCATCCTGCTGGTTTTTTCGGTCACGCGGGTACTGCTGATCCCGCAAGGCGAGTTCGTGGTCTACGGCGCGCTCTGCATGGCCGCGATGCAGAACGGTCGCATGCCGGCGCTGGTGTGGCTGCTGGCCGGCTTCGCGGTGGCCGAAGCCATCGCCGATGTGCGCCCGCGCGTCCCTGGCGTGGCGGCGATGCGCCCGCGCCGCTTGCTCGCACGGACGGCTTATCCCTTCGCGCTGGCGGCAGTGCTGTGGCTGCTGCCCCTGGCCTCCCTGCCCGTCTGGGTGCAAGGCGTGCTGACGCTGGCGATCGTCGCGCCCATGGGGCCGCAGCTCTATCGCCTGTTCTACCAGCCGGTCGCCGATGCATCGACGCTGGTCCTGCTGATCGTCTCGATCGCGGTACACCTGGCGCTGGTGGGGCTGGGGCTGCTGGCCTTCGGCCCGGAGGGCGCGCGTGCCGCGCCGTTCAGCGATGCCCGCTACGCGCTGGGGCCGGCCAGCGTCGCCAGCCAGACGCTGTGGATCGTGGCGGTATCGCTGCTGTGGATGCTGGCCTTGTACCGTTTCTTCGGCCGCACCCTGCCCGGCCGCGCCCTGCTGGCAGCGGCCGACAATCGCCTGGGCGCGCGATTGGTCGGCATTTCGCCGGGGTTCGCGGGACGCGCGGTCTTCCTGCTGGCCGCCACAATGGGCGCATGTTCCGGCATCCTGGTCGGTCCAGCCGCCACGCTGTATTACGACTCCGGCTTCCTGATCAGCCTGAAGGGTTTCGTTGCCGCCATCGTCGGCGGCTTGGCCAGCTACCCGCTGGCCGTCGCGGGGGCGCTCGCCGTCGGGCTGGTGGAATCCTTCGCCGCGTTCTGGGCCAGCGCCTACAAGGAAATCATCGTCTTTACGCTGATCATTCCGTTCCTGCTGTGGCGCTCGCTGCGGCACCCCGCCATCGAGGACGAAGCAGAATGA